From Halomicrobium salinisoli, the proteins below share one genomic window:
- a CDS encoding AAA domain-containing protein, whose protein sequence is MSLLFEHAVDRFSLEDASLVAADGADLADGGDSVPVRPIAEFAGDHDSLTHPEEGWTCIPLHERDGAAPTDEFVAYTDHEVRGRLFLVERDGDLEPVPADEFGAARLADRIRFWHSDYLPETRPPGYDAPIDDHEEPRNPVDADRLLDEFAAYVADERAATRAANRERARSRSARAVYEQGGSAIPSVTCLGEDDGAYRFRVDLDPELEDRRDGDWAYFVESEFGIYQGNEVLLQADAGDAPDAFPVAAEVEKIRGLTLWLTVDWGAVDDSAAAGASLAPDREFGVSELLNPVPFDRERDAVEALRERSLGGVLAGERPVSFSNGAAARSDPFDADLNQEQQLAVEYALLADDLFCVHGPPGTGKTRTLLEIVRRAVDAGEDVLVCADSNQALDNLVAGASTPGDPDPGSLHAHGQHGSGEFTLDRANAKRSARAVVREGYRDVADRADVVAATNSSAAALAREFDLLVLDEATQSTCTASCIPLSRADRVVLAGDHRQLPPFSATEEPPESSYGLSLFEHLYAEGGVYEGVGLQLKTQYRMHRDVAHFPNREFYDRTLRNGRAVDPLPDRPPVEGYSVGGPVEVVDHSRRNETEARLVVHLVAELVDDVPPDEIGVITPYAAQARLLRDRLADHVDRAAAVAVDTVDAFQGSEKTAVVISLVRSNADGDLGFLGRPEDGPRRLNVALTRAKRYCAVVGDFHTLRYENEAKCGDLYRSFHDYLETTGRLNDVDPQFIPV, encoded by the coding sequence ATGTCGCTGCTGTTCGAGCACGCCGTCGACCGGTTCTCCCTGGAGGACGCGTCGCTGGTCGCGGCCGACGGGGCGGACCTGGCCGACGGCGGCGACTCGGTCCCCGTTCGCCCGATCGCGGAGTTCGCCGGCGACCACGACTCGCTGACCCACCCCGAGGAGGGGTGGACCTGCATCCCGCTGCACGAGCGCGACGGCGCGGCGCCGACAGACGAGTTCGTGGCCTACACCGACCACGAGGTGCGCGGCCGCCTCTTCCTGGTCGAGCGCGACGGCGACCTCGAACCGGTCCCCGCCGACGAGTTCGGCGCCGCCCGGCTGGCCGATCGGATCAGGTTCTGGCACTCCGACTACCTCCCGGAGACGCGCCCGCCCGGGTACGACGCGCCCATCGACGACCACGAGGAACCCCGGAACCCGGTCGACGCCGACCGCCTGCTCGACGAGTTCGCCGCGTACGTGGCCGACGAGCGTGCGGCGACGCGGGCGGCGAACCGCGAACGGGCCCGGTCCCGCTCGGCGCGGGCCGTCTACGAGCAGGGCGGGTCGGCGATCCCGTCGGTGACCTGCCTCGGCGAGGACGACGGCGCCTACCGGTTCCGCGTCGACCTGGACCCCGAACTCGAGGACCGCCGGGACGGCGACTGGGCGTACTTCGTGGAGAGCGAGTTCGGGATCTACCAGGGCAACGAGGTGCTGCTCCAGGCCGACGCCGGGGACGCGCCGGACGCCTTCCCCGTCGCCGCCGAGGTCGAGAAGATCCGCGGCCTGACCCTCTGGCTGACCGTCGACTGGGGCGCCGTCGACGACTCGGCGGCTGCCGGGGCGTCCCTCGCGCCCGACCGCGAGTTCGGCGTCTCGGAACTGCTCAACCCCGTCCCGTTCGACCGGGAGCGCGACGCCGTCGAGGCCCTCCGCGAGCGCTCCCTTGGCGGCGTCCTCGCGGGCGAGCGGCCCGTCTCGTTCTCCAACGGCGCGGCCGCCCGCAGCGATCCCTTCGACGCGGACCTCAACCAGGAGCAGCAGCTGGCCGTCGAGTACGCGCTGCTCGCCGACGACCTGTTCTGCGTCCACGGGCCGCCGGGGACCGGCAAGACCCGGACGCTGCTGGAGATCGTCCGCCGGGCGGTCGACGCCGGCGAGGACGTCCTCGTCTGCGCCGACTCCAACCAGGCGCTGGACAACCTCGTCGCGGGGGCCTCGACGCCCGGCGATCCCGACCCCGGATCGCTCCACGCGCACGGCCAGCACGGGAGCGGCGAGTTCACGCTCGACCGCGCGAACGCGAAGCGGTCGGCCCGCGCCGTCGTCCGGGAGGGGTACCGCGACGTCGCCGACCGCGCGGACGTGGTCGCGGCCACGAACAGCAGCGCCGCCGCGCTCGCGCGGGAGTTCGACCTGCTGGTGCTCGACGAGGCGACCCAGTCGACCTGCACCGCCTCCTGCATCCCGCTGTCGCGGGCCGACCGGGTCGTCCTGGCCGGCGACCACCGCCAGCTCCCGCCGTTCAGCGCCACCGAGGAGCCGCCCGAATCGAGCTACGGGCTGTCGCTGTTCGAGCACCTCTACGCCGAGGGCGGCGTCTACGAGGGCGTCGGGCTCCAATTGAAGACCCAGTACCGGATGCACCGCGACGTCGCCCACTTCCCGAACCGGGAGTTCTACGACCGGACGCTCCGCAACGGGCGCGCGGTCGATCCGCTGCCCGACCGGCCGCCCGTCGAGGGCTACAGCGTCGGCGGCCCGGTCGAGGTCGTCGACCACTCCCGGCGCAACGAGACGGAGGCGCGGCTGGTCGTCCACCTCGTTGCGGAGCTGGTAGACGACGTCCCGCCGGACGAGATCGGGGTCATCACGCCGTACGCCGCGCAGGCCCGGCTCCTCCGGGACCGCCTCGCCGACCACGTCGACCGGGCCGCCGCCGTCGCGGTCGACACCGTCGACGCCTTCCAGGGCAGCGAGAAGACGGCCGTGGTCATCTCGCTGGTCCGCAGCAACGCCGACGGCGACCTCGGCTTCCTCGGCCGTCCCGAGGACGGCCCCCGCAGGCTGAACGTGGCGCTGACGCGGGCGAAGCGCTACTGCGCCGTCGTCGGCGACTTCCACACGCTCCGCTACGAGAACGAGGCCAAGTGCGGCGATCTCTACCGCTCCTTTCACGACTACCTCGAGACGACCGGCCGGCTGAACGACGTGGATCCGCAGTTCATCCCGGTCTGA
- a CDS encoding endo-1,4-beta-xylanase, with amino-acid sequence MTTDRVLREVAGDRGLHVGAMIGPEPLRTEPRHRRTLAEEFSAVTPGSALKMGPLRPSRDTYDLADADAIVDFGVEHDMYVRGHALVWHRQLPEWFQPWDYTDDQLREFLRDHVHTVAGRYHGRIDAWDVVNEAVADDGSLRETVWYDALGADYVADAFRWASEVSDADLYYNDYGCEALTEKADAVYDLLADLLDRDVPVDGVGLQLHALGDRPDPESIRENVERFRDLGLDVQITEMDVAFDREDVPEDPLAVQADYYREVAEVCLEAGCDALVVAGVSDANSWLRYFADFPENYTGDPLLFDERYRPKPAYDAVVEALAED; translated from the coding sequence ATGACAACGGACCGAGTGCTGCGCGAGGTCGCCGGCGATCGCGGACTGCACGTCGGGGCCATGATCGGCCCCGAGCCCCTCCGGACCGAGCCGAGACACCGTCGAACCCTCGCCGAGGAGTTCAGCGCGGTCACGCCGGGCAGCGCGCTGAAGATGGGCCCGCTCCGGCCGTCACGGGACACGTACGACCTCGCCGACGCCGACGCCATCGTCGACTTCGGCGTCGAACACGACATGTACGTCCGCGGGCACGCGCTCGTCTGGCACCGGCAACTGCCCGAGTGGTTCCAGCCGTGGGACTACACCGACGACCAGCTGCGCGAGTTCCTGCGCGACCACGTCCACACCGTCGCCGGCCGCTATCACGGCCGGATCGACGCCTGGGACGTCGTCAACGAGGCCGTCGCCGACGACGGCTCGCTGCGCGAGACCGTCTGGTACGACGCGCTGGGTGCAGACTACGTCGCCGACGCGTTCCGCTGGGCCAGCGAGGTCTCCGACGCCGACCTCTACTACAACGACTACGGGTGCGAGGCGCTCACCGAGAAGGCCGACGCCGTCTACGACCTGCTCGCGGATCTCCTCGACCGCGACGTACCGGTCGACGGCGTCGGCCTCCAGCTCCACGCGCTGGGCGATCGGCCCGATCCCGAGTCGATCCGGGAGAACGTCGAGCGCTTCCGGGACCTCGGGCTGGACGTCCAGATCACCGAGATGGACGTCGCGTTCGACCGCGAGGACGTGCCCGAGGACCCGCTCGCGGTCCAGGCCGACTACTACCGCGAGGTCGCCGAGGTCTGCCTGGAGGCCGGCTGCGACGCGCTGGTCGTCGCGGGCGTCAGCGACGCCAACTCCTGGCTGCGCTACTTCGCGGACTTTCCCGAGAACTACACCGGCGACCCGCTGCTGTTCGACGAGCGGTACCGGCCCAAGCCCGCCTACGACGCCGTCGTCGAGGCGCTCGCGGAGGACTGA
- a CDS encoding alcohol dehydrogenase catalytic domain-containing protein — protein MRAAAFTELIGPDGVSVIDRETPAAGPGEAVVDVEACAINHHDLWILEGDSAMVDADDLPFVTGLDVAGTVREVGDGVSDVEAGDRVVLCPNETCGTCRFCREGPENMCENFSLYHGGLAEAARVEADRLVALPDGVDAATAAAVPTAYVTAFHMLRRADVGPGDLVFVPGATGGVGVATVQLADVLGARTVGTSSSASKLDRVRDLGLDHGIRSTDTEEIRERVEAIGEPDAVVNHLGGEYTELGQRVMRRGGTMVVCGRTAGDTSTVDVADLFLGHKRVVGSTMGTQDDLRRLVDLVAAGDLEPEIDETYPLAETAAAFAAMRDRESVGKLVVEP, from the coding sequence ATGCGAGCCGCAGCCTTCACCGAGCTGATCGGGCCGGACGGCGTGAGCGTGATCGACCGCGAGACCCCCGCTGCCGGGCCCGGCGAGGCCGTCGTCGACGTCGAGGCCTGCGCGATCAACCACCACGACCTCTGGATCCTCGAGGGCGACTCGGCGATGGTCGACGCCGACGACCTCCCGTTCGTCACCGGGCTCGACGTCGCCGGCACCGTCCGCGAGGTCGGCGACGGCGTCTCGGACGTCGAGGCCGGCGACCGCGTCGTCCTCTGCCCGAACGAGACCTGCGGGACCTGCCGGTTCTGCCGCGAGGGCCCCGAGAACATGTGCGAGAACTTCTCGCTGTACCACGGCGGGCTCGCCGAGGCCGCCCGCGTCGAGGCCGACCGACTCGTCGCGCTGCCCGACGGCGTGGACGCCGCGACCGCCGCCGCGGTCCCGACGGCGTACGTGACCGCGTTCCACATGCTCCGGCGCGCCGACGTCGGCCCCGGCGACCTCGTGTTCGTCCCGGGCGCGACCGGCGGCGTCGGCGTCGCGACCGTCCAGCTCGCCGACGTCCTCGGCGCGCGGACCGTCGGGACCTCCTCGTCGGCGTCGAAGCTCGACCGCGTCCGCGACCTCGGCCTCGACCACGGGATCCGGTCGACCGACACCGAGGAGATCCGCGAGCGGGTCGAAGCGATCGGCGAGCCCGACGCCGTCGTCAACCACCTCGGCGGCGAGTACACCGAACTCGGGCAGCGCGTCATGCGCCGCGGCGGGACGATGGTCGTCTGCGGGCGGACGGCCGGCGACACCTCGACCGTCGACGTCGCCGACCTCTTCCTCGGCCACAAGCGCGTCGTCGGGTCCACGATGGGCACGCAGGACGACCTGCGCCGACTCGTCGACCTCGTCGCCGCCGGCGACCTCGAACCGGAGATCGACGAGACCTACCCGCTGGCGGAGACGGCCGCGGCGTTCGCCGCGATGCGGGACCGCGAGAGCGTCGGGAAGCTCGTCGTCGAGCCGTGA
- a CDS encoding GNAT family N-acetyltransferase — translation MVDVRPAEPADVPAIRRVARAGWHAAYDDRLGADAVDAVVDDWYAPETVREYVTDDDVVYLVAADDPVVGYAAGGPDPDAAAATARLGAIYVRPDRWREGIGGRLLEELTDRLADRGFERLRIDVLAANDVGRAFYERQGFDVAGRGEIELAGAVCGEVTYAGPL, via the coding sequence ATGGTCGACGTTCGCCCGGCGGAGCCCGCCGACGTGCCGGCGATCAGGCGCGTCGCCCGCGCGGGCTGGCACGCGGCCTACGACGACCGCCTGGGGGCCGACGCCGTCGACGCGGTGGTCGACGACTGGTACGCCCCCGAGACCGTCCGGGAGTACGTGACCGACGACGACGTGGTCTACCTCGTCGCCGCGGACGACCCCGTCGTCGGCTACGCCGCCGGCGGACCGGACCCGGACGCCGCCGCTGCGACCGCGCGGCTGGGGGCCATCTACGTCCGTCCCGACCGCTGGCGGGAGGGCATCGGCGGTCGGCTACTGGAGGAACTGACCGACCGGCTCGCCGATCGCGGCTTCGAACGCCTCCGGATCGACGTGCTGGCCGCCAACGACGTCGGCCGCGCCTTCTACGAGCGCCAGGGGTTCGACGTGGCTGGTCGCGGTGAGATCGAACTGGCCGGCGCGGTGTGCGGCGAAGTGACGTACGCAGGGCCGCTGTAA